The Pelomicrobium methylotrophicum genome has a segment encoding these proteins:
- a CDS encoding AbrB family transcriptional regulator: MTTKKRLQRLGSKALGIQPGQQVQVLVYEGRVEFVPVKKLKKMRGFLRGIDTSMPRDKDRV, translated from the coding sequence GTGACCACAAAAAAGCGCCTCCAGCGGCTGGGCAGCAAGGCGCTCGGCATTCAGCCCGGGCAGCAGGTTCAAGTCCTGGTGTACGAGGGGCGGGTGGAGTTCGTGCCGGTCAAAAAGCTCAAGAAGATGCGCGGGTTTCTGCGCGGGATCGACACCTCCATGCCGCGCGACAAGGACCGCGTATGA
- a CDS encoding type II toxin-antitoxin system VapC family toxin codes for MNLVDPSGWLEYFADGANADFFAPAIEDVARLIVPTIGLLEVFKRVLQQRGENDALQAVALMQQGKLVELDAALALSAAKLGHELKLPLADSVILATARKHNAIVWTQNSDFEGLEGVRYVPRP; via the coding sequence ATGAACCTGGTGGACCCGTCCGGCTGGCTGGAGTATTTCGCCGACGGAGCGAACGCCGACTTTTTCGCGCCAGCCATCGAAGATGTGGCACGCTTGATCGTCCCGACAATCGGCTTGCTGGAAGTCTTCAAAAGGGTGCTTCAGCAGCGGGGTGAGAACGACGCGCTGCAAGCCGTCGCCCTCATGCAGCAGGGCAAGCTTGTGGAGCTCGACGCCGCTTTGGCGCTGAGCGCCGCAAAGCTGGGCCACGAGCTGAAATTGCCGTTGGCCGATAGCGTCATCCTCGCCACCGCGCGGAAGCATAACGCCATCGTGTGGACTCAAAACAGCGACTTCGAGGGGTTGGAAGGGGTGCGCTACGTCCCGAGGCCCTGA
- a CDS encoding PIN domain-containing protein, whose protein sequence is MVTVAELRLGVARLPGGRRRKPLAEHLETKVLPALRGRVLAFDLPAAQAYAELMAKAQAAGKVIGQAFGLMAAIAKTHGMMVATRDTVPFTAEGVRVIHPWSEGG, encoded by the coding sequence GTGGTCACCGTCGCCGAGCTGCGGCTTGGCGTGGCTCGGCTGCCTGGCGGCCGTCGGCGAAAGCCGTTGGCCGAGCATCTGGAGACGAAGGTGTTGCCGGCCTTGAGGGGTCGGGTGCTGGCCTTCGACCTGCCGGCCGCGCAGGCTTATGCCGAGCTGATGGCCAAGGCGCAGGCCGCGGGCAAAGTGATCGGTCAGGCCTTCGGTCTGATGGCGGCCATTGCCAAGACCCACGGCATGATGGTGGCCACCCGAGACACCGTGCCGTTCACGGCGGAGGGGGTGAGGGTCATCCATCCGTGGAGCGAAGGCGGATGA